One Rhinoraja longicauda isolate Sanriku21f chromosome 18, sRhiLon1.1, whole genome shotgun sequence DNA segment encodes these proteins:
- the LOC144602354 gene encoding uncharacterized protein LOC144602354: MRHAVVPGDNVLAPWESDRVRYGPGVVVFGIETRDPLQAMEDDEISVKFWNAKTVNVSKNVAMWIPSAMYKRVLQELLTPLSSRHQLMDNEFTSCRDVYLHGPHVSELAHQCHFEPMCTQSSFSNFPGLDPYHNYWNGFYHGFHCLPVCPPCCCFQEVIPPAGWWPVTPKYINSTTCDKDALDKKVTLQLQELDVPKNKFSEKLLSSPSSASSSEDSDSSLETTVCKPTLEHKGVNSDSLLERSRSKGRGRPEWRYWSQSHQKTHGKKPETSSSPLRGASDSSHLKSSVQLQTLGPTNRCAMFESVDHASSQNRVTMKDVLTYQKHHITSSTGVQCPPIQERLGESQLSHDHQHQEATQRSRMKKLQRRLWEKEREHQCENKYQTIQEKRREKVLHRLQNDFKQMEDEEQKLDKMERAKQCLQQKTRSRIQSIACEEKEKEARRLAHLQQVTARKDMMEAEKMKAVEIKEMQLQQARRKRVEQHNKMVAEKFQEAEKLNEEQETTLKKQQMKHISPF, translated from the exons ATGCGGCATGCTGTGGTCCCAGGTGACAATGTACTAGCACCTTGGGAATCAGACAGAGTCAGATATGGTCCTGGAGTAGTGGTGTTTGGCATTGAAACCAGAGATCCTCTGCAAG CCATGGAAGATGATGAAATCTCTGTAAAGTTCTGGAATGCAAAAACTGTCAATGTTTCCAAAAATGTAGCCATGTGGATTCCATCGGCTATGTATAAAAGAGTTCTACAAGAGTTGTTAACTCCATTATCATCCAGGCATCAACTAATGGATAATGAATTTACTAGTTGTCGTGATGTTTATCTACATGGGCCTCATGTGAGTGAGCTAGCTCATCAATGCCATTTTGAACCAATGTGTACCCAGTCCTCGTTTTCAAATTTCCCTGGCCTCGATCCATATCATAATTACTGGAATGGGTTTTATCATGGTTTCCATTGTTTGCCAGTCTGCCCTCCATGTTGCTGTTTCCAAGAAGTGATTCCTCCTGCAGGATGGTGGCCAGTAACTCCAAAATATATCAACTCAACAACTTGTGACAAAGATGCATTGGACAAGAAAGTTACTTTGCAGCTTCAGGAGTTAGATGTTCCAAAAAATAAATTCTCTGAAAAATTGCTGTCTTCACCTTCTTCAGCTTCATCGTCTGAAGATTCTGATAGTAGCCTAGAGACAACTGTTTGTAAACCTACTTTGGAACATAAGGGAGTAAACTCAGACTCGTTGTTGGAGCGATCGAGAAGCAAAGGCAGAGGCAGGCCTGAATGGAGGTATTGGAGCCAAAGCCACCAAAAGACCCACGGAAAGAAACCAG AAACGTCTTCAAGTCCATTGAGAGGTGCATCTGACAGCAGTCACCTGAAATCTTCTGTGCAGCTTCAGACTCTTGGACCAACAAACCGCTGTGCAATGTTTGAAAGTGTTGACCACGCAAGTTCTCAGAACAGAGTCACAATGAAAGATGTTCTGACATATCAGAAGCATCACATCACATCATCTACTGGG GTGCAATGTCCACCAATTCAAGAGCGTTTGGGAGAGAGTCAATTGTCACATGACCATCAACATCAGGAGGCCACACAGAGATCAAGAATGAAAAAACTGCAGCGACGTCTGTGGGAGAAAGAACGAGAGCACCAATGTGAAAACAAGTATCAAACCATTCAGGAAAAGCGCAG GGAGAAAGTGCTTCATCGACTGCAGAACGATTTTAAACAGATGGAAGATGAAGAGCAGAAGTTGGACAAAATGGAGAGAGCGAAGCAGTGTTTGCAGCAGAAGACTCGAAGCAGGATCCAGTCTATTGCTTGTGAGGAGAAGGAGAAAGAAGCCCGCAGGTTGGCACATCTCCAGCAGGTGACAGCAAGAAAGGATATGATGGAGGCAGAGAAAATGAAAGCAGTTGAAATAAAAGAAATGCAGCTGCAG CAAGCAAGAAGAAAGCGAGTGGAACAACACAATAAAATGGTGGCAGAAAAGTTCCAGGAAGCAGAAAAGCTGAACGAAGAACAAGAGACAACCCTGAAAAAGCAGCAAATGAAACATATTTCACCATTTTAG